Below is a window of Sus scrofa isolate TJ Tabasco breed Duroc chromosome 3, Sscrofa11.1, whole genome shotgun sequence DNA.
ATGAAAAACATCCATTCTCAAAAGGTTACATACAGGGTGATTCCATTACCTAACAGACTTAAAGtgacaaaattacagaaatgaCAGATTGGTGGTGGTCAGGGGTTAAGGAGGAGGTAGAGGAAAATGAAGTGGCTACAACTGAGCAAGGGAGGGATCTCCTGGTGGTGGAAAGTTCTCTTCACAGAGTCAGCATCCATGTTCTGGTTGTGGTCTTTACTATGGTTTTGCATCATGTTATGCATCATGGGTAAAGGATAGAGGAGAATTCCATTATTTCTCACAATTGCACGTGACTctacaattatttcaaatttagtTAAAGGTAGGTAGCCTTATTGCAAAACAAACACAGCAACTGACAAGAAATGCAACaggaattaaataattaaattcctGTCAGCCCAAATTTAACTCTGATTAAAGTTCACTCTGAACCAAgatttataaaacacattttcctCGCCCACACGTGCACACAGCAACTCTAACAAGGCAGTCCAGACAGAAAAGCTGAGACTTCTCTAAACACAGGACAGACAGGAAAAAGACCTAGGCTGAATCAGGAGGAAAATCCCCCTCTAGGCTCCATGAGAGAAACCGGCTCTGGGATTTTGAACACATCACCCAACCTCTCAGGTTCCTAGAAGCTAAACTTCTGGTCTAGGAGATTGCTTAAACCAGCAGTTTTCCAACTTTTTGGTCTCAGGCCGTAAAGAGCTTTTCTTTACACAGAATACAACCATGAGAGTTACAGCATCAtaagttaaaataaaactttcaaaatacaCAGCCCTCAGAGTGGTGCGGTCCTTCCACAGCGCGTGGCATCTGGAAAACTCCATGCAATGAACGTAACTGGCTTACTCTGAAGCGGCATCGCCAGGCACTACTCTGGCACTGCCATGCCAGCCCCGGGCTAACTCTGAAATGAGGTCAGTGTACAAAGGAACGTAAAAGGTAGAGGACGCCGAACAAATTAGTCACACGTGCTCTCTTAACGCACAAGGGCGCCAGGCGGGAAAAAAAGGCTCCAATCCCAAGGAGGTCCACACCCGCTCTAACTGGGGCCAGGGAGGCCGAGCCCAGCGCGCAGGGTCAGGGGTCCACCCTGCTCTCGTCCGTCCGGGACCGTTACAGAAACCGTCCTCCTTGCAGACTCAACTTCGGGGACGACGGGAAGCCCCGCAAAGCCCCGGCCGCCGAGAGCCGGGAGGGGCCGGGGGGAGGGAGCGGTTCTGCCCCGCCGAGGCAGCCAGACCGCGGGCCAAGACAAGAGGGCGGGGGTCCAGGGGTGGGTGGGGTAGGCTTGGCGGACTCACCAGGTGCCGCGCCACCTCGGAGGCCATGGTCCGGGCGGGGCTGGGCGGGCGGAGGGCCAGGGAGGCGCGGCGGCAGCTCCCGGCGGAGCTAGGCGGCCGGCGGCAGAGGGACGCtaggggcggggcgggaggggccGGGAGGGGCGGGGTCCAGCGGCCCCAGTGACGCGAGGAGCTGACCGGATGGCGCGGGGGtggggcgaggggcggggcccgggaggggcggggaggggatgGCCGAAGCGGGTCTAGTGGCCTCAGGGACTCCGAGGGGCAAGGCCGGAtggcgcggggggcggggcgaggaGCGGGGCCCGGGAGGGAGAGGCGGGGCGGGGATGGCCGCAGACTGGTCCAGCGGCCTCAGTGATGCGGGGGGGCCGGGCGGAATGGCGCAGGGGACCGGGGAAAGGGGCGGAGCCcgggatggagggaggagaggggtccAGTAGCTTCAGTGACGCGAGGGGCTGGGCGGGGTCCAGGAGGTGAGGGGAGGGGATCCGAGGGGAGAGGTCCAGTGGCCTCAGTGGGCTGGGGGCCGCGGCAGGCCACGCGCACGCGAAGTGGGCCTGTTACAGAAGAGCCCGGACATTTTAGAAGTTGACCAGTCAGTGCAGAGGAGGGGATGGAGCACACTCAGGACCTGAGGAAAAAGACCCGCAAAAATGCCGCCACGGTTCCTCATCGCCGAGGCAGGGCTTGAGCACAGATTGCGGCCCGCGCGGGGACCGGAAGTGGGCGGGGTCAGGGCGTGTTCCCTGGAAGGAACGGTCACTAAAACCCGCTCGGGAACCGGAAGCGGGTGGGCCGTGGCATGTGGGACTAGAGCACAGATCCCGGCCTCTTGGGGACGGACCGGGGCGGGGCCCGTCGGACTTGAGAGGCGGCCCGCGGGGACGGCCGGAAGTGGGCGGGGCCGGCAGGCGGAGGCGTGCCCGCGGGCGCGGCTTGGGGGCGGTGGCAGCTAGTCCGCCGCTGCGGGGCGCGCGAGGATTCTCAGGAGCAGCGGGCCGAGTTGGTGGTTAGCAAGCCAGGTACTCGGGCGGGGATGGAGAGCCCGGCGGAGTGCGGACCCCCGGCCCCGCCAGCCGAGCTGGAGCAACCCGTCGGAGGCGCCCTGGGCGGGACTCCCGAATTGCGCGCGGGCGCCCGCGGCCGTCTCAGGGAGCCGGGGTACGTGGATACCGACCCCTCAGACCCGGCGGACGGCATCCCGAGCGCGCCCCTCGGGAGGCGGCCCCGCGGGGGCCCCGCGGAGGAAGGCGGGAGGCCCGAGGCGCCGAGTGATGCGCCCCTTGGGCCGCGGCCGGGCCGCCCGGCGCCCCGGGACCCGGCGGCGGGAGGCTCACCGCAGCTGCGGCGCGGCCCGGGGGGCGCGGACGGCGGGACCGAGGAGGAGAGCGCGGGCGCGCTGACGCTGGACCCTCTGGAGCACGCGTGGATGCTGTCGGCCGCCGACGGTCGTTGGGACAGCCTGGAGGGGCTGCTGGCCTGTGAGCCCGGCCTGCTGGCCAAGCGCGACTTCATCACCGGCTTTACCTGCCTGCACTGGGCGGCCAAGCACGGCCGGCAGGAGCTGCTGGCCCTGCTAGTGCGCTTCGCGGGCCAGCACCGGCTGCCGGTGAACATCAACGCGCGCACGAGCTGTGGCTACACCGCACTGCACTTGGCGGCCATGCACGGGCACGTGGAGGTGGTGAAGCTGCTGGTCGGGGCCTACGACGCGGACGTAGACGTGCGCGACTACAGCGGCAGGAAGGCCTCGCAGTACCTGAGCCCGAGTACCGCCGAGGAGATCCGGACCCTGGTGGGCGCCCTGGACGAGGACGATGGCGAGAGCAACGTGGGCAGCGGGGGAGGGCGCTGGAGGCTCTCGAAGGTGCTGCCATCGCACCTCATCTCCGGCAGGCACTCCCACGCCCTGGAGGACAGCGGggaccatcaccaccaccaccaccaccaccaccaccacctggcTGAGGGACCGGCTGCGGGCAAAGCAAAGGAGCCAAGTCGCAAAGCCTCAGGCAGCACTAGTGGGCGGATGAAGCCCAGACTTAACAAAATCCGTTTCCGAACCCAGATCATCCACACCACACCCTCTTTCAGAGACCCGGAGCAGCCCCTGGAGGAAGGGGAAGACATAGAGGAGGACCGGTCTCTCAAAGGCCACTCATCCTCATTCAAATTGAGACCCAAGTCCAATGTATTTGggtaaaaagaatttcttttagaaaattttaaggcGTGTTTGTCGTCAGGAATAGGATACCGGGTATAGACAAGGAATTGAGATCAGAAAAGTCTTAGGCTTAACGCTGCATTCTTACTTGGGTTAGAAAAGATGGGCAGGAATTTTCCTTAGCAGTGGGACTGCGGTGGATTTCCAAGTGATTCCTCAAACCTTGACACCAGCGTCTTCTCCCATACCACCCCTCTCTCCTGGAGTCCCTGTTTCTGAGGACTAGAAATGCATCTAAGTCAAGGGCACAGAATGGATTGAGGGTTCCTTTGATTTAAACATTGCTGGATACCTTGCAAAGTAAGGAGTATTGCGCTTCTCtgtaactgttttttaaaatggttacTTTTCCAAGAGCAACAAGAAATGCAAATTGTAATGAAACTGATAGTATTTGTGTGTACAAAACTACATACTGCCCTGTGTTTTTACTAATTGCGTTTGTCTTTGAGATACTACTGAAGGTCAGGTACGAGTTGAAATGCACAAATACTAATTAGAGAATAATGTGAATACAGTTAGGAATCCTGTTGGTACGCTGCTTGTGTTGTAAATAGcgctccattctttttcaaaagcaAGTTCAGCTTTAATCACTGAACTAAAGAAACAGTCAACATTTTTTTTGAGTTAATCTGTTGTGCGGTTTCCTCTTAACTCTAATACCACTGCACTCAGTATTAAGGTACATTATTAATAACTACACacgtttttatttaaagaaaacacttttaaCAACCTATGGTACTTTTAAGTAAATATTGCCTCTGGTTCTAATTCTCACTAACTTGTTTTGCTCTTCTAAAAGTCTAAATTTTTCGTCTGAGTTTTTATTCTGGGGATCATATAACCCCAGTCTCTACTTGACCCTATTTGAAGGTGCTTAGTGTTGAATTGCCTACAGAAACCGTTTCTAATTTAGATGGCTAGCAAAAATTGGCATAAATGTTAGTCTATGCTTCTATGAAGTAATTATCCAGTCAACTAAATGATTCTCATGTAAGGTACACcttttattttactaataaaatGCGTTCATGGTTTCTATACTTTGTAGAAGTGTTttgcaaatgtttaaaataatgaatccttggagttcctgccgtggcatggcacagtgtgttatgaatccaactgcagtagctctggtccctgcagaggtacaggttccatcccctgcctggcgcagtgggttaaaggatcctgaattgtggc
It encodes the following:
- the SOWAHC gene encoding ankyrin repeat domain-containing protein SOWAHC, which codes for MPPRFLIAEAGLEHRLRPARGPEVGGAARGDGRKWAGPAGGGVPAGAAWGRWQLVRRCGAREDSQEQRAELVVSKPGTRAGMESPAECGPPAPPAELEQPVGGALGGTPELRAGARGRLREPGYVDTDPSDPADGIPSAPLGRRPRGGPAEEGGRPEAPSDAPLGPRPGRPAPRDPAAGGSPQLRRGPGGADGGTEEESAGALTLDPLEHAWMLSAADGRWDSLEGLLACEPGLLAKRDFITGFTCLHWAAKHGRQELLALLVRFAGQHRLPVNINARTSCGYTALHLAAMHGHVEVVKLLVGAYDADVDVRDYSGRKASQYLSPSTAEEIRTLVGALDEDDGESNVGSGGGRWRLSKVLPSHLISGRHSHALEDSGDHHHHHHHHHHHLAEGPAAGKAKEPSRKASGSTSGRMKPRLNKIRFRTQIIHTTPSFRDPEQPLEEGEDIEEDRSLKGHSSSFKLRPKSNVFG